The following are from one region of the Petrotoga mobilis SJ95 genome:
- a CDS encoding radical SAM/SPASM domain-containing protein, which produces METIYKEKWKETLNFLMLNKLIRFTREPYIKYFHDEWTAGTSIPIESDSISEIKAMYINLVSSCSLDCNACEKTRLFPCISCVKTPDSYRPNYLLNENTIIKFMIELTNHGCNQIFLTGGDPLTEFDKLIGFMDIATKFDLNFFLITNGMLLDKNKISVLKKYKLQILFQIIEDNVEYNREIENRVILLKEYNLPFRLVLNVPNKFILDEKNIRKENIIQNYPHEDLINPFKNNLMRPTMNISFMKQNKCLQFKMYMSQEGDIYPCIAFYKRSKYNLGSLKNRKLSHFIVELEKIWEDKSLQNQFCNDCILNEYCMSCIVLKEQFNNLVKCNMRIH; this is translated from the coding sequence ATGGAAACCATATATAAAGAAAAATGGAAGGAAACATTAAACTTTTTAATGCTTAACAAACTCATAAGATTTACAAGAGAGCCTTATATTAAATATTTTCACGACGAATGGACTGCAGGAACTTCTATACCAATTGAATCTGACAGTATATCAGAAATAAAAGCGATGTATATAAATTTAGTTTCTAGTTGCTCTCTTGATTGTAATGCATGCGAAAAAACAAGACTTTTTCCATGTATTAGTTGTGTAAAAACCCCAGATAGTTATAGACCTAATTATTTACTGAACGAAAATACAATTATTAAATTTATGATTGAATTAACTAATCATGGATGCAATCAGATTTTTCTCACTGGAGGAGATCCATTAACGGAATTTGATAAGTTAATTGGATTTATGGATATTGCAACAAAATTTGATCTTAACTTTTTTCTCATTACAAATGGAATGCTATTAGACAAAAATAAAATTTCTGTTTTAAAAAAATATAAATTACAAATTTTATTTCAAATAATTGAAGATAATGTTGAATATAATCGTGAAATTGAAAATAGAGTAATTCTTTTAAAGGAATATAACTTACCTTTTCGATTGGTTCTTAATGTTCCAAATAAATTTATATTAGACGAAAAAAATATAAGAAAGGAGAATATTATTCAAAATTATCCACACGAAGATCTCATAAATCCTTTTAAAAACAATCTTATGAGACCAACTATGAACATTTCTTTTATGAAACAGAATAAATGTCTCCAATTCAAAATGTATATGTCTCAAGAAGGAGATATATATCCTTGTATAGCTTTTTATAAACGATCTAAATACAATCTCGGATCACTTAAAAATAGAAAACTGTCTCACTTTATAGTTGAACTGGAAAAAATCTGGGAGGATAAATCATTACAAAATCAATTTTGTAATGATTGCATTCTTAATGAATATTGCATGTCTTGTATAGTTTTAAAAGAACAGTTTAACAATCTTGTTAAATGCAATATGAGAATACATTAA
- a CDS encoding radical SAM/SPASM domain-containing protein produces MSNFLRFQINEKNLYIYDNDSGLIFNIDESLLNIISGERKSESLERDIFHDYNMQYYDSFLKKYDNTCKSISYKGKKKLTIEDIKNHIENFGMKQLIFEITEQCNLRCKYCIYSDKYPYHRNYSKKIMTFEIAKKAIDLYMYYFIKVFQYNPKKRPTFTFYGGEPLLEFKLITKIVEYVIKKYNFYDPMFNITTNGTLLSSEVIRYIAKVKDFYVSISLDGPKEEHDRNRVFSENKGSFDQIFNNLMKIRELYPTLWKNLNLLACYDFGTNIYKAEEFFENVDLPSLIRVSMVEPLFSSYYKRFSLQEKNNFIKTYFCKKKQYIENIKSGEKTSRYSDLLFGTSLFSLYNRFKFYCNNTFFTSFTGTCIPGDKIYVDTEGRIHICEKINSHFSIGNIYSGLDLNKILRLMKKYDEEILTKCGNCPISRVCGGCYATFATKRLFERPEVFCESRIKSTTEDLKDLTEILIHNPTYFRNKYQK; encoded by the coding sequence ATGTCTAATTTTCTAAGATTTCAGATTAATGAAAAAAACTTATATATCTATGATAATGATTCAGGTTTAATTTTTAATATTGATGAGTCTCTATTAAATATAATTAGTGGAGAAAGAAAAAGTGAATCTTTAGAAAGGGATATCTTCCATGATTATAATATGCAATACTATGATTCCTTTCTCAAAAAGTATGATAATACTTGCAAATCAATCAGCTACAAGGGTAAGAAAAAACTTACTATAGAAGATATTAAAAATCATATTGAAAATTTTGGAATGAAACAACTAATATTTGAGATAACCGAGCAATGTAATCTACGTTGCAAATATTGCATATATTCAGATAAATATCCATATCATCGTAATTATAGTAAGAAAATAATGACATTTGAGATTGCAAAGAAAGCGATAGACCTATATATGTACTATTTCATAAAAGTGTTTCAATATAATCCTAAAAAAAGGCCTACTTTTACTTTCTATGGTGGAGAACCATTGCTTGAATTTAAGTTAATTACAAAGATAGTAGAGTACGTAATAAAAAAATATAACTTCTATGATCCCATGTTTAATATAACGACTAATGGCACATTACTATCAAGTGAGGTGATTCGATATATAGCAAAAGTAAAGGATTTCTATGTGTCGATAAGTTTAGATGGTCCAAAAGAAGAACATGATAGAAATAGAGTTTTCAGTGAAAATAAAGGAAGTTTTGATCAGATATTTAACAATCTGATGAAGATTAGAGAATTATATCCCACGCTGTGGAAGAATCTTAATCTCCTTGCTTGTTATGACTTTGGCACCAATATTTATAAGGCGGAGGAATTTTTTGAAAATGTAGATCTCCCTTCGCTTATAAGAGTAAGCATGGTTGAGCCTTTATTCTCTTCTTATTATAAGCGTTTCAGTTTACAAGAAAAAAATAATTTTATAAAAACATATTTTTGTAAGAAGAAACAATACATTGAAAATATAAAATCTGGTGAAAAGACTTCCCGTTATTCTGATTTACTATTTGGAACTTCCCTTTTTTCACTCTACAATAGATTTAAATTTTATTGTAATAATACTTTTTTTACTTCATTTACAGGAACTTGTATACCTGGAGATAAAATATATGTAGACACTGAAGGGAGAATTCATATATGTGAAAAAATAAATAGTCATTTTTCTATAGGCAATATATATTCAGGATTAGATTTAAACAAAATATTGCGGCTGATGAAAAAATATGATGAAGAAATTTTAACAAAATGTGGGAACTGTCCTATAAGCAGAGTATGCGGAGGATGTTATGCAACCTTTGCCACAAAAAGACTCTTTGAGAGACCAGAAGTTTTTTGTGAAAGCAGGATAAAATCTACTACAGAAGATTTAAAAGACTTGACAGAAATTCTTATACATAATCCAACATATTTTAGAAATAAATATCAAAAATAA
- a CDS encoding ABC transporter ATP-binding protein, whose product MNVKNTQFVKFVFNYIKPKIKLFIISFLFLIGLSLISLLPPYVTKLAFDEGIMMKNLSILTKYVLMLVVIYILKSTFNYLSSALFTIVSQNTLLEIKKDLTNHIIKLPLEFFSNSESGYIVSRFGEVDSLSPLFSMQSFKLILSIFEFIGAMIIMFLMNVKLTLILVLIIPVFYLITKTFENAFGKLTSQTMEKAATFHGKFQQSVSGVEEIKRMNLEDKETEKINKINKDYVKSSIKYSILLSVGSEVIILLSSIVSVLLLYIGGKGVLQESLSIGTYMAFVGYFGKLYAPVINWNLSMFTFKPAFVALDRIKNFFLKYPQESETSDKIKINEINMIEMKNVTFSYPDGKETVLNNFNLKAKRGDKLLLKGPNGSGKSTIIRLILGLYDNYDGEILINSIDLKKLSKRSLRSRISIVSQKIFLFNDTIENNIKIAGDVSEEKYETALKKSGLKQFVDNLPLKDKTLVGENGIKLSGGEIQKVAIARALIKSDSSDLFIFDEAAAHLDKETKELIKSFIDTELCEKICIIIDHSDYFTDICNRTINLMLKSNNWSEQNV is encoded by the coding sequence ATGAATGTGAAAAATACTCAATTTGTGAAATTTGTTTTTAATTACATAAAACCAAAAATAAAATTATTTATTATATCATTTCTTTTTTTAATTGGCTTATCGTTAATTTCTCTTTTGCCTCCCTATGTTACCAAGTTAGCTTTTGATGAAGGAATAATGATGAAAAACTTGAGTATTCTGACAAAATACGTTTTAATGCTTGTTGTAATTTATATTTTAAAAAGCACATTTAATTATTTAAGTTCGGCACTTTTCACCATAGTTAGTCAGAACACTTTATTAGAAATAAAAAAAGATTTGACAAATCACATTATAAAATTACCATTAGAATTTTTTTCGAACAGTGAAAGTGGTTACATTGTTTCAAGATTTGGAGAAGTTGATTCTTTAAGTCCATTATTTTCTATGCAAAGTTTCAAGTTGATTCTGAGCATTTTTGAATTCATAGGAGCAATGATAATCATGTTTTTAATGAACGTTAAGTTAACTCTAATTTTAGTCTTAATAATACCTGTATTCTATTTAATCACAAAAACCTTTGAAAATGCTTTTGGTAAACTCACAAGTCAAACAATGGAAAAAGCAGCTACATTTCATGGTAAATTTCAGCAGTCAGTAAGTGGAGTTGAAGAAATCAAGAGAATGAATTTAGAAGATAAAGAAACTGAAAAGATAAACAAAATCAATAAAGATTATGTAAAATCTTCGATAAAATACAGTATCCTATTATCGGTTGGCTCCGAAGTTATTATTCTTCTTTCTTCAATTGTAAGTGTTCTTCTTCTCTATATAGGTGGAAAAGGTGTCCTCCAAGAAAGTTTATCAATAGGAACTTATATGGCATTTGTCGGATATTTTGGAAAATTATATGCCCCAGTAATCAATTGGAATTTAAGTATGTTTACTTTCAAACCAGCTTTTGTAGCTCTTGATAGAATCAAGAATTTCTTCTTAAAGTATCCTCAAGAGAGTGAAACATCCGATAAAATAAAAATAAACGAAATAAATATGATTGAAATGAAAAATGTGACATTTAGCTATCCTGATGGGAAAGAAACTGTTTTAAATAATTTTAATTTAAAAGCAAAAAGAGGGGATAAATTACTTTTGAAAGGACCCAATGGTAGTGGAAAGTCTACAATCATAAGATTGATATTAGGTTTATATGACAATTATGACGGTGAAATTTTAATAAATTCTATAGACTTGAAAAAACTTTCAAAAAGATCTTTAAGAAGTAGAATATCAATAGTTTCACAGAAGATATTCTTATTCAACGATACCATAGAGAACAATATAAAAATAGCAGGGGACGTAAGTGAGGAAAAATACGAGACAGCACTAAAAAAATCTGGGTTAAAGCAGTTTGTAGATAACCTTCCTTTAAAGGATAAGACCTTAGTAGGGGAAAATGGGATAAAGCTTTCTGGAGGAGAAATACAAAAAGTAGCAATAGCGCGAGCACTTATAAAATCAGATTCTTCCGATTTATTTATCTTTGATGAAGCGGCTGCACATTTAGATAAAGAAACAAAAGAGTTAATTAAATCGTTTATAGATACAGAATTATGTGAAAAAATATGCATAATAATAGACCACTCCGACTATTTTACTGATATATGCAATAGAACGATAAATTTGATGTTAAAGTCAAACAATTGGAGTGAACAAAATGTCTAA
- a CDS encoding huazacin family RiPP peptide, giving the protein MKEMNPDGVGCWIVCGSGCLAVCLICIADGPVPIADVAGSTSGSKTSLASASFI; this is encoded by the coding sequence ATGAAAGAAATGAATCCGGACGGTGTTGGATGCTGGATTGTTTGTGGGTCAGGATGTTTAGCTGTATGTCTTATATGTATTGCAGATGGCCCAGTACCTATTGCTGATGTTGCAGGCTCAACCTCTGGTAGTAAAACTAGTTTAGCTTCAGCTTCTTTTATTTAA
- a CDS encoding IS110 family transposase: MDKTDPLDAYVIADFARCGKISSSPWRGSQFLALKRLTRHRFHLVQLMSREKVYSE, encoded by the coding sequence ATGGATAAAACCGATCCTTTGGATGCTTACGTTATCGCCGATTTCGCTAGATGTGGCAAGATTTCTTCTTCTCCTTGGCGTGGTTCTCAGTTCTTAGCTTTGAAAAGACTTACTCGCCATAGGTTCCATTTGGTTCAATTGATGAGTCGTGAGAAAGTTTATAGCGAATAA
- a CDS encoding transposase, with product MRKFIANNSYRLDEVLYEPLNIAISSSLNVIKALENEIKLVDKAIEKTIKGLNPNEYICLISIPGIGPVIAAGILAEIGSVTFFNSNNSLAKFAGLTWQSFSFLPLDFLPISSYIIYML from the coding sequence GTGAGAAAGTTTATAGCGAATAACTCCTATCGTTTGGATGAGGTGTTGTATGAACCTTTGAATATCGCTATTTCCTCTTCTCTTAACGTTATTAAAGCTTTGGAGAACGAGATTAAATTAGTTGATAAGGCTATTGAGAAAACTATCAAAGGACTTAATCCTAATGAGTATATCTGTCTTATTTCTATTCCTGGTATCGGTCCTGTTATCGCTGCGGGTATCTTAGCTGAGATAGGTTCTGTTACTTTTTTCAATTCTAACAATTCTTTGGCTAAGTTCGCTGGTTTGACTTGGCAATCTTTTTCCTTTTTACCCCTTGACTTTTTACCAATTAGCTCTTACATAATATATATGCTCTAA
- a CDS encoding huazacin family RiPP peptide, which yields MAEIDVDPEGIGCLACAGCLFPCLICVADGPIPVADSVGLTAGAKAIFAAGVAA from the coding sequence ATGGCAGAAATTGATGTTGATCCTGAAGGAATAGGTTGTTTAGCATGTGCGGGTTGCTTATTTCCATGTCTTATATGCGTCGCTGATGGCCCTATTCCAGTTGCTGATTCTGTAGGACTTACGGCCGGAGCTAAAGCTATTTTTGCCGCTGGAGTTGCTGCTTAA
- a CDS encoding MFS transporter gives MNQKKLDQEKSMKKFMIIWIGQFVSILGSGLTTFGLSVWVLEATGSAMTFTMTVLMRILPGIIFAPIAGTVADRKNRKNIIIFTDAFDALLKMFMIILLISEQMKLWMIFPINFISAIFGTFQSPAFTASIPEIVPKKNLGRANGMMQLIPSIQNIIAPVVAGALYPLIDLSGLLTIDFITFFVAIGTVVSQKIPQPVIKDKRVNMGNIINDFKYALTYLKGKQGFFSLIAVFALLNFIANLSFVLVGPIIMGNYNSVIYGMVNSLSGVALVLGGLVASTIPTSKNRVKAIFISLILSGIGLCVMGVSPLWYIIGVGFFIFMLPVPFTNATLGTIMQVKIEGKVLGRVGAVIDGLLKIITPVAIVLSGVLAEKVFNPLLIDGGTLSNTWIGSLIGVGKNRGIGLMFILSGLILIVVCVLMLFNKVVMNLEENNPDAVLD, from the coding sequence ATGAATCAAAAAAAGTTAGACCAAGAAAAATCCATGAAAAAATTTATGATAATTTGGATAGGGCAATTCGTCTCTATTTTAGGTTCTGGTTTGACAACTTTTGGGTTATCTGTCTGGGTTTTAGAAGCAACTGGAAGTGCAATGACTTTTACTATGACTGTTTTAATGCGGATTTTACCAGGGATAATCTTTGCACCGATCGCAGGAACAGTCGCTGATAGGAAAAACAGGAAAAATATAATTATATTCACAGACGCATTTGACGCACTTTTAAAAATGTTTATGATCATATTGCTTATATCGGAGCAAATGAAACTATGGATGATTTTTCCTATTAACTTCATATCTGCAATATTTGGGACGTTTCAAAGTCCTGCATTCACTGCCTCTATTCCAGAAATTGTTCCTAAGAAAAACCTTGGTAGGGCAAATGGAATGATGCAATTAATCCCATCCATTCAAAATATAATAGCACCTGTAGTAGCAGGAGCTCTATACCCTTTAATTGATTTATCAGGTTTATTAACAATCGATTTTATAACCTTTTTCGTAGCAATAGGAACGGTTGTATCACAAAAAATCCCACAGCCTGTTATCAAAGATAAAAGGGTAAATATGGGTAATATAATCAATGATTTTAAATATGCCCTTACATATTTAAAAGGGAAACAAGGTTTTTTCTCACTCATAGCAGTATTTGCCCTGTTAAACTTTATAGCTAATTTAAGTTTTGTACTTGTTGGACCAATAATAATGGGCAATTATAATTCAGTAATTTATGGGATGGTAAACTCCTTATCAGGAGTAGCATTAGTTTTAGGAGGGTTAGTTGCAAGTACTATACCAACTAGTAAAAATAGGGTAAAGGCGATATTTATCAGCCTCATACTATCAGGTATAGGTTTGTGTGTGATGGGTGTATCGCCTCTTTGGTATATAATTGGTGTGGGATTTTTCATATTTATGTTGCCTGTTCCATTCACAAATGCGACATTGGGTACGATAATGCAGGTCAAAATTGAAGGTAAAGTTTTGGGGAGAGTGGGTGCTGTGATAGATGGACTTTTGAAAATTATAACTCCAGTTGCAATTGTATTATCAGGTGTTTTGGCAGAAAAAGTATTCAATCCACTTCTTATCGATGGAGGTACATTATCGAATACTTGGATTGGCTCTTTAATAGGTGTTGGGAAAAACAGGGGGATAGGACTTATGTTCATTCTATCTGGTTTGATTTTAATTGTCGTTTGTGTTTTAATGCTATTTAATAAAGTAGTAATGAACCTAGAAGAAAATAATCCAGATGCAGTTTTAGATTAA
- a CDS encoding MFS transporter — translation MRRFGKSIKLDSTIVKYYFIIILYESIDKLFGTVYVAHMGIRGLTSFQIGQVLAIASIALSIFDYPTGNIADRYGRKRSLVLGFFIWSIGLLVFFQANNLFTFILSILLWAVGVSLISGTPGAWFVDEITKEGRAHLKAKVFPNANAISLIFGAIVALLSSALAIGRPDFPLLVAGIMALGTSIILIFILNENYGDRAISFRKALARNTIDIFKSTTMRLILIYSMSGRIAFQTFVMIWQLYMVKELKLPTAYLGFTMAIFLVVLAIGNSLAGILLKRFEGVKVSIMGQGLIAIGSITIASHTSIVAFYIGACLIELGLGIDMSASSVWVHDFIPSERRASYISAISAAGSLFGFTIPLVSGYIADQIGFRYNWLLAFIGSIITITLLIKIGTKIRTVREVIENVEESN, via the coding sequence ATGAGGCGTTTTGGTAAATCAATCAAACTTGACTCTACAATAGTCAAATATTATTTTATAATTATACTTTACGAAAGTATTGATAAATTATTCGGGACTGTCTATGTTGCTCATATGGGGATAAGGGGATTAACTTCATTTCAAATTGGCCAGGTATTAGCGATTGCTTCAATAGCATTAAGTATATTTGACTATCCAACTGGAAACATTGCTGATAGATACGGTCGGAAAAGATCTTTAGTGTTAGGATTTTTTATATGGTCCATAGGTTTACTGGTATTCTTCCAAGCAAATAATCTATTTACTTTTATCTTGAGTATTTTACTATGGGCGGTCGGCGTTTCATTGATTAGTGGTACTCCAGGAGCTTGGTTTGTAGATGAAATTACTAAAGAGGGTCGAGCGCATTTAAAAGCGAAAGTGTTTCCGAATGCAAATGCAATTTCACTAATATTCGGTGCTATTGTGGCTTTATTGTCCTCTGCTCTTGCAATTGGTCGTCCGGATTTTCCCTTATTGGTTGCTGGTATAATGGCACTTGGGACATCGATCATACTTATTTTCATTTTAAATGAAAATTACGGAGATAGGGCAATTTCATTTAGAAAAGCCCTTGCTCGAAACACAATTGATATTTTTAAAAGTACGACAATGAGATTAATTTTGATTTACTCTATGTCAGGAAGAATTGCATTTCAGACCTTTGTAATGATATGGCAATTATATATGGTCAAAGAGCTTAAATTGCCTACTGCATACTTAGGTTTCACAATGGCCATTTTTCTTGTAGTTTTAGCCATCGGAAATAGTTTAGCAGGCATACTTCTAAAGCGTTTTGAAGGTGTGAAAGTATCAATAATGGGGCAAGGTTTAATTGCAATAGGTTCTATTACAATTGCTTCTCACACTTCAATTGTTGCTTTCTACATAGGAGCCTGTTTAATCGAATTGGGATTGGGCATAGATATGAGTGCTAGTTCAGTATGGGTTCATGATTTTATTCCAAGTGAGAGAAGAGCATCTTATATTTCAGCTATTTCTGCTGCTGGATCCTTGTTTGGTTTCACTATCCCTTTGGTAAGTGGTTATATTGCGGATCAAATAGGTTTTCGCTACAATTGGTTGTTAGCCTTTATAGGAAGCATTATTACTATTACTCTATTAATCAAAATTGGTACAAAAATAAGAACTGTGAGAGAAGTGATTGAGAATGTTGAGGAATCAAATTAG
- a CDS encoding ABC transporter ATP-binding protein, with protein sequence MKYKNALYFLWEEVSRFKKELFINFILIFSSIPLVAVTPFLIENLMQEITTINDGQGIKSALITALLILVIYSFTRFIWFLSDYHGDILKLLVKGSLREKLYLKVLKLPASYHKRKPSGELMARFTSDIDIVGEEAPFFTSVFQALAEFSVGCYVAFKLNTYLAIIFVCSLPIYLLCQKQFKPKMESMSLLEREANDNVVKSIEEGINSSIIIRLLEKTTYFYHLFQNKIRNWNNSMKNKSFYEKLYNSITMYIEEGLPIIILCIGAILSMRGLVDIPTLIAFFTFVGRLYVPVWNLAFLFTTTPAAFPSIDRIETLLNQEEEKVRKGMRFPKEFTIDFHNVFFSYEGNTYILKNINLQISKGEKIAIVGSTGAGKSTLLLLLTELYKPQRGEILLNKLKLSQYDLSDLRRNIKYVESSPFIFNASIEENILLGEKVEKSTINKILEITQLTEFSESLNKNCLLLSSGQKQRVNLARTLLHPPKVLLLDEATSAMDSQTEELIFESLKEKEKDMAIILVSHRLSTITKADKIYFMANGTIVDSGSHIELYQKNESYRELFKKQYVKDAQNDR encoded by the coding sequence ATGAAGTATAAAAACGCCTTGTATTTTCTTTGGGAAGAGGTCTCTCGATTTAAAAAAGAATTATTTATAAATTTCATACTAATTTTCTCATCAATACCACTAGTAGCCGTGACTCCATTTTTAATTGAAAACTTGATGCAAGAAATTACAACAATAAACGATGGCCAAGGGATAAAAAGTGCCCTAATTACAGCTTTATTGATACTTGTTATTTATTCTTTCACACGTTTTATTTGGTTTTTAAGTGATTATCATGGAGACATTTTGAAACTGTTAGTGAAAGGGAGCTTGCGTGAGAAATTATACCTAAAAGTTCTAAAATTACCAGCTTCGTACCATAAAAGGAAGCCATCGGGTGAATTGATGGCGCGATTCACCTCTGATATTGACATAGTTGGAGAAGAAGCACCTTTTTTTACATCTGTTTTTCAGGCGTTAGCTGAATTTTCGGTAGGATGTTATGTCGCTTTTAAATTAAATACTTATTTAGCCATAATATTTGTTTGTTCCCTGCCCATATACTTATTATGCCAAAAGCAGTTCAAACCAAAGATGGAAAGTATGTCTTTGTTAGAACGAGAGGCAAACGATAACGTTGTGAAATCAATAGAAGAAGGGATAAATTCCTCAATTATCATAAGATTATTGGAAAAAACTACCTATTTTTACCATCTTTTTCAAAACAAGATCCGCAATTGGAATAACTCTATGAAAAACAAAAGTTTTTATGAAAAACTATATAATAGTATAACTATGTATATTGAAGAAGGTTTACCTATTATTATTTTGTGTATAGGTGCAATTTTATCAATGAGGGGTTTGGTAGATATTCCAACGCTGATCGCCTTTTTCACATTCGTTGGAAGGCTATATGTTCCAGTATGGAACTTAGCTTTTCTCTTTACTACCACACCAGCGGCTTTTCCATCAATAGATAGAATTGAAACTTTACTAAACCAAGAAGAGGAAAAAGTACGTAAAGGAATGCGCTTTCCAAAAGAATTTACAATTGATTTTCATAATGTTTTTTTCTCATACGAAGGAAATACTTATATATTAAAGAATATAAATTTACAAATCAGCAAAGGTGAAAAGATAGCCATTGTTGGATCAACCGGAGCCGGGAAAAGCACTTTACTTTTACTGTTAACTGAGCTATATAAACCGCAACGAGGAGAAATATTGTTAAATAAATTAAAACTTTCACAATATGATCTTTCAGATTTAAGAAGAAATATAAAATATGTAGAAAGTTCTCCTTTCATATTCAATGCAAGCATAGAAGAGAATATCTTATTAGGTGAAAAAGTTGAAAAAAGTACAATAAATAAGATTTTAGAAATCACACAACTAACAGAATTTTCAGAGTCTCTTAATAAAAACTGTTTGCTTTTATCCAGTGGGCAAAAGCAAAGAGTCAATTTAGCTCGAACATTATTACATCCGCCTAAGGTGCTTTTGTTGGATGAAGCTACTTCTGCAATGGATTCACAGACTGAAGAATTAATATTTGAAAGTCTAAAGGAAAAGGAAAAAGATATGGCAATAATCTTGGTTTCTCATCGTCTTTCAACAATAACAAAAGCAGATAAGATATATTTTATGGCAAACGGTACTATAGTGGATTCGGGCTCACACATAGAGTTATACCAAAAGAATGAAAGTTATAGAGAATTATTTAAGAAACAGTATGTCAAAGATGCTCAGAATGACAGATAA